ACTGGCGAGTGTGGCCGGACTCGGCTGGACCGGAAAGCATACGCTGCTCATTAACCGCCAAGCAGGGAGCTATTTTTTCCTCGCAGCGCTGCTGACGAGCGAAGAGCTGACAACCGATCAGCCGCACGAGCGCGACTTTTGTGGTAGCTGCACGGCATGCCTCGAAGCGTGCCCGACGCAAGCCTTTCCGCAGGCGGGTGTGCTCGATGCGAGCCGCTGTATTTCGTACCTGACGATCGAGCTGAAGGGGCAGATTCCGCGCGAGCTGCGCAGTGGCCTACAAAACTGGATTTTCGGCTGCGATGTTTGCCAGGATGTTTGCCCCTGGAATCGTTTTTCGCCTGTCGCCACCGAGATTGTGTTTCAGCCTCGCGAGGGAGAAAACCCGGCGGACTTGCTCGCTCTGATTGCCCTGGACGACGCCGCGTTTCGCACTCAGTTTCGTGGCACGCCGCTGTGGCGTACCAAGCGTCGCGGCATCGTGCGCAATGCGTGCGTGGTGCTCGGAAATCAGCGTGAAACGCGGGCTGTGCCGCAGCTCATCCAGCTGCTGCGCGATCCGGAAGCGATCATTCGGGGCGCAGCGGCATGGGCCGTGGGAGAAATGGCGTCGCAGCTGGAGAGCGACCTGGCGCGTCAGGCACTAGCGGAGCAACTGACGCGCGAAGAAGATCCTGAAGTTCGCGAGGAACTCGAGTGGGCGCTTAGCCGATTTTCGCCTTCAGCTCGGTCAGAAGCTTGATCGCGTGGCCGATTTCGGCCTTTTGACGAGCAGGCTCTTGGGGAATTTCGCGCTCAACGGTCAAGGGACCGGTGTAGCCGATTTCGCCGAGCGTACGAAGGTAGGTTTCCATACCGACGTCCCCTTCGCCGAGCGGCATTTCCTGGCCCCATTCCTTGCCAGGATTGGCAGCCCATTTGCCATCTTTGCAGTGCACGCTGCGAACATACCGGCCCACTTTACGCAGTGCCTCGATCGGTTCCCCGGTGCCATACAGAATCATGTTGGCGGGGTCGAAGTTGATGAACAGGTTATCGCGCCCCACGTCGCCAATGAACTGCAGCAGGCCGTCGGCGGTCTCTTGTCCCGTCTCGAGGTGCAGTGCTTGTTCGTTGGTTTTCACGTAGTCGCACAGGTCTTGCGCCACGGCGATGATTTCTTGATACAGCGGATCGGTGGTGTCGTGCGGCACAAAACCGATGTGCAGCGCCACCACCTTACAGCCGAGAAGCTTGGCGAAGTCGGAGATTTCTTTCATCTCCCGGACGCGAGCAGCGCGGGTCGCGGGTGGAACGAGTCCCACCGTGCGCACCACGGTGGGGATATCGGCGTAGCTCTCTCCCTCGAAACCACCGAACACACAGGTGAGCTCGATTCCGAACTGCTTCAGCCGGGCGAGGAATGCTTCAGCCGCCTCTTTCGTGCGGGTCTGTTCGTGCGGGGCATGGATCTGAATGGTCGGTACACCCAGTTCATGGGCGACTTCCAATTTCACACCGAGGCCGGCATCGACACTCGTAAACACTCCCAAAGGCCATTTCTCCACGAAACCATCTCCTGGACATGAGTTAGCAAATAGACGGGACATGAGAGGGCTCGAAATACGCGAGTCGTTCTTCGTCGCGTGCGAGCAGCTGACCGGCGCGGCCATTGTCGAACCGGTAGTAGAAAGGAGTGGTCGCCGAAAGAAAAGGCCCACGTCTCGAGGAGAGACATGGGCCTGCGATTTATCGGTGATACTCGCCCCAGCTCGAAGGCTGGGGATGGTGAACTGCTGGTGGCAATCGACTACGAAAGTTTAGCGCCGAGTTTCTCAGCCACTTCCTTCACGACGCTTCCATCGGGAGTCTTGTCGTCGTTGATGTCGTACCAAGCTTCGTCGAACTGCACGTGACCACCCTTGCCGGCATTCGCCGCGTTAATCGCGACGTTCGACGTGAGGGCGATCACGGCATCGCCGAGTGCCACTTCAGCCTTGCAGCGTGGTTGGTTCTCGGGAGCCTTGTTCCGAATGCACCAAGCAAAGTGCTCGATTTCTTCGGTATAGCCGCGGCTGACGGGTCCGCTGTCTCCCGAAGCTGCTTTGGCGAGGGCAGGTCCCTTGCCGCTGGCTTGGGTGTCGAGCGAAGGACCACCCTTGTCGTTGGCCACGCCCACCTTGGTGGTGGTGCTCGAATCCTTGTAGAGCATCACTTCCTGCTCACGTTCGAGGATCAGCGTCCCCTTGCTACCCATCACGATTTCGCCGTAGCCGCCGAAGCCGTTCCCCATGATCGACGAGTACGTCACGACGATCCGCTTGTTCGGATCGGTGCCGTAGTCGGGAATGCCGGTCTTCGGATCGGGGTAGTTGGTGAACTTGTCGTAGTAGCCAGGACGGAAGTCAGGCTCGTAACCTGGTCCGGGGAATTCGTACATGCAGTAGACATGATCTTCAGCATGACGATCGGCAGGGAACGTGTGACGACCACCGACAGCATGCACGCTGAGCGGATGAGCCTTCTTGCCATCGCGGCGCAAAGCGCTGCAGAAGATGCTCGCGGCGTCGAGTTGGTGGCTACCGAGTTCGGCCATCAAACCGCCACCGGTGCGAGTGAAGAGCCGCCAGCGGCAGAGTTCTTCTAGAGCCGTGTGCGAGCGTCCACCGAGGCTGAAGCTTTCGTAGCCGTAGTTTTCGGCCTTCACGCCGGCGTCTTGGGCCCAGGCTGTCCACTGCGCAATGCGTTTGGCGAGCCCCAAAGCGCGAGCAGGATCTTTTTCCTTCTCGGCTTCTTTCTTCATCTTGGTGAGCTGTTCGGTGATCAGGTCGACCTTCTTCTGATCGCCACCGATGTAAGCCATTTCGCCACCTGGCAGCGGCTGTTGCCAGCTATCAGCGCCAGGCAAGTTGCCACGATGCCACTGGGCACGAATGTGATGCAATTCACCCAGCAGACCCCAGCGAATCAGGTTCACTGCGTTGTCGTAGAGCACGCTGTAGTGACGCTGGTGACCCACAGCCAGATAGAGATCTTGCTTGTCGGCAACTCGTCCCATCACCTTGCATTCGGCCACATTGTGGGCCATCAGCTTTTCGGTGAGAACGTGTTTGCCGGCCTGCATCGCTTCTACAGCGACGATGGCGTGAAGGAACAGCGGCAGGGCGATGATCACCGCTTCGACGTTTTCGTCCTTCAGGACGTCGCGATAGTCGGTGTAGACCTTCACCTTCGACTTGGCATCTTTTTCGTCGGCGTAGCCATACTTTTTGATCAGACCTGGACGAGCACCCAGAGCGGTGTCGCTGGCCCAGTCGCCGTGAAACGCGCGATGGATGTTGTAGGGGCGAATATCGCAAATGGCGACGACGTTGACGTACTCGGGGTTACAACCACCGATGAGCACGCTTCCTTCGTCACCCGTGCCGATCACCGCCACGCGTACCGGGTCGGCCACTTTGCCGTAACCGAAGTACATGGCACCCAGGCCAGCACCGGAAACTGCACCTGCGGCAATCACTCCTTTGAGGAAGTCGCGGCGCGAAACGCTGAGGGCGTCGTAGTAGTTGTCTTGGCCAATGGCCTTTTCTTCGGGATTCAGGTTCATGCTTTCACTCCCTGTTTCGAGCCGCAACAGTTGCGAATGAGTCCGGTTACAAGAAAGTCGAGTCCAGCGAAGCGCCCCGCGCCGATTGCTGCAAGAACAAACAGCGCGAGCATTTCCACTCCCTGGTAATAGATTGGAGCTGCCCCGACCGAGCCGGGGAATTGCGACAAACAAACCGACAGCAGAAACAGGCCAGCGGCTGTCGCTGCAAAGCGGGTGAAGAGGCCGAGGATCAGCAGCACGCCGACAGTGGTGTCGAAGTACGGCACAAACCAGTCCATGAATTCGCTATCGAGCGGGCGGCGCCCCACTTTGCCGATTTCGAGGCGACCACTCTTTTGGTATTGCTCGGTCGTGGCGAGCGCGTTGATGTCGTTTTCGAGGTCTTTCCACAGGTTGTCGATCGTGGGGAGTACCTTCATTTTCAGAGAATTGCGTTCACTTTCGATTTTAGCATCATGGGCCCGGAGTGAAGCAAGATCTTGTCGCACCTGTTGCTGCGCATTTTTGTCGCGGCGCTCGAGCCCCAGCTGATACTCTTCGATCTCGTCGGAGTTGCTACCAAGCCACGCCCGGAGGCGTTCTTCGTAGCTGGTGGCGAGCTTAGCGGAGGCAGCCGACTGATCTTTGTCGAATCCGAAGTGCGAACTGGCCTGCGAGGCATAGCCCTTCCAGTGAGCCCCCGCCAGTTTGGAATCCATTCGGTAGAGGCCGTCGGCATCCCAGATCATTTTTTTGTACTGAGGTGCCAGCGGGCCTTTGGCAGCAGCCAGGAAGTAGCTGGTGAAAGGCTTGGGGTCCTGCAGCTTGCTCGTACCTTCGAGGTAGAAGTGGAGGCCGATGCCGAGCCTGAGGGCCACGATCGCCGCGGCAGCAAGAAATCCGACGTGAAGACGTGAACTGGACAGGGGAATGTCTCCTAGGCAAAAAACATGTGCCGCGTGGCCCGCCGCGCGATTGAATTGCTCGCCGAGCAAACAATCAAGCCAGCGAAGTTGGCAAAGGTGGGATGAATTTTGGCGAGCCACTGCTGGCCACGTGGCGATATCGAGCGCCCCTTGTACGCAACGCTCTTCGCCGGTAGCCAATCAGCTTGCACCGATTCCAAGTCCTCATTATGTCTTGCGACGCACCCTTCGCCAACCGCCTGAGGCGGGAAAAACGGCCCTCGAGTCGTCAAAATTCGTTCGTCGACCGCTTCCCTCTGCGTCGACTGCCAGGTTTGCCTCACTGGTTTTAACCGCACCAGCCAACCGGAGTTCACCGGCAAGTTTCCGCTGCGGGCGGGGACCCGTGCGTCATTGAAGGGGTGCAAGGTCGGCTGTAGAATCGCGGGCTTGTGATTTGCCGAGCGCTGGCGGCCCCAGGGGCACCCCTACGGTGCAACCCACTGGCCGGTTCCCTTGCAGCCCGCTGAACGTTTCTGGCGAGTCCAGTCGTCCTCTTCCCCCGCGTCGCGGGGCACGATGCCTAGGGCGTCGTCCACAAGCATTTCTCTAGAGCAACACCGCTTCCCATGAGCCAGCCGAAGAACATGGTGGTCGCCCAGAGTGGCGGACCCAGCCCCGTTATCAACAACACCTTGCGAGGCATTGTCGAAGCCGCTCGCAACTACGCGAACATCGGCACGGTCTACGGTGCCCGCCATGGTATCGAGGGGGTTCTGAAGGAAGAACTGCTCGACCTCTCGTCGCAGCATCCCGACGAAATCTCGCTCCTCCGCTATACCCCAGCTGCCGGTTCGATCGGCACCTGTCGCTACAAGCTCAAGCCGAACCAGACCGAAGATTTCGAGCGCGTGATCGAAGTCCTCAAAGCTCACAACGTGGGCTACTTTGTCTACATCGGCGGCAACGATTCGATGGACACCGCCAACAAGGTCGCCAAGCTCGCCCACGAGCGCGGACTCGATCTCATCGGCATCGGTGGACCCAAGACCATCGACAACGACGTTGGCGATAGCGAATTTAAGCTCATCGACCATACGCCGGGCTACGGCAGCTGTGCCAAATACTGGATGCACGCCGTTCAAAACGCGAACGAAGAAAATCAGGGCTCCTGCCCAGCCGACCCGGTGCTCGTGATGCAAGCGATGGGGCGCAAGATCGGCTTCATCCCAGCCGCCGCTCGTCTAGCCGATCCGCACCGCGAAATGCCGCTGCAGATCTATCTGGCCGAGAGCCCATGCTCGCTCGAGCAGTTGGCCGACAACGTCAACGATCAGCTGAAGCGAGATGGCCGCTGCATGGTGGTGATCAGCGAAGGCTTTAACGTGGGGAGTCTCGGCGAACGTCGTGACTCGTTTGGTCACGTGCAGTTCAGTTCGAGTGAAACCACCGTGGCTCAAACCGTGGTGAACTACCTGAACTCGAAGGGGCTCGCTGCCAAGGGAGCCGCTCGCGGCAATGTCCCGGGGACCGATCAGCGTCACTCGATGGCGTATGCCTCGACGGTCGATCTCGACGAAGCCTACCGGGCCGGCGAGATGTGTGCGCACCTCGCCACCACCGGCCAAAGTGGCTACATGGCGACGATTCTTCGCAACGAAGGTTCGATTTACAGCGTGCGGTACGACAAAGCTCCGCTGGAACTTGTCGCCAACAGCGAACGGATGTTCCCCAAAAACTGGATCACCGCCGCAGGTAACGACGTCACCGACGACTTTATTCGCTACGCCAAACCGCTCGTGGGCGAAGGGATGCTCAGCCTCCCGATGGTCGACGGCCGCCAACGCCTCACCCGCCTCGAGAAAAAATACGCAACTCAAAAGCTCGCCAAGTACATTCCCCAAGCGGATCGGAAGTAGGCGGGCCCGAAGGCCCGTGCAAGGGGGCCAGAGGTCAGGGGGCGGAGACCAGGGAGAGAAGCAGTGACAGCAGAGTATTTTGGGTGAAGCTCTAATGCGATGAAAAGCTATCGAGAGCTCAGGGTTTGGCAGTTAAGTGTTGATCTTGCGGTTGAGATCTGCCTGCTCCTCGAAAATTTCCCTAAGCACGAACTTTTTGGAATTTGTAGTCAGCTTCGCCGATGTGCCGTTTCGATTCCATCCAACATTGCGGAAGGTCATCAACGAGATTCCACCAGAGAGTTTTTAAAGCACTTGTCGATAGCCTGTGGATCTCTGGCAGAACTTGAAACACAACTTCTTATCTCTGAGCGACTTGGTTACCTCAAGCCTGAAAAATTCAGTGACTTCACAGCTAGGCTTCAAGAACTTGGACGAATGATTAACGGACTTCAGAATTCGTTGCGACGAAAACTAGACTGAGGGTTGATCGGTCAGTTTCACCTCGAATTCTTCAATGGATAGAACATTCCTTCGGTAGATTTTTTCGTTACTTTCAACCGTATTACCTGACCCCTGCCCCCTAACCTCTGGCCCCTCCAAACTATGTTCGAAATCACCCCCAAACACTCCTTCCTGGTCGGTATCGACTCCGATGGATGTGCGTTTGATACGATGGAACTGAAGCACAAAGAATGCTTCATTCCCAACATCATCAACTACTACAACCTGCAAGCCGTGAGCAAATACGCTCGCGAAGCTGCTGAGTTTGTGAACCTCTACAGCAAGAGCCGCGGCATCAACCGCTTCCCGGCGCTGGTCGAAGCACTCGAGTGGCTCGCTCGTCGTCCTGAAGTCATCGGTCGTGGCTTCAAGGTCGAGATTCCCGAGTCGCTCCGCGCTTGGCTCAAAGAAGAGACCAAACTCGGTAACCCAGCGCTCGAAGCCAAAGTGAAGGCGACGAATGATCCTGCTCTGACGCAGTGCCTCGCTTGGTCCAAGGCGGTGAACAAGACGGTTGACGAGATGGTCCGCGCGGTGCCCCCTTTCCCGCTGGTTCGCGAAAGCCTCGACAAGCTTGCTGAAAAGGCCGATCTCATCGTCTGTTCAGCGACCCCTAACGCCGCACTTGAAAAAGAGTGGCACGAGCACGGTATCGACAAACACATCGTTAAGATCTGCGGCCAGGAAGTGGGGACGAAGAAAGAAATTCTCGTCAACTCGAAGAAGTACGCCGCCAATCACACCCTCATGATCGGCGATGCCCCCGGCGATTACTCGGCTGCCAAAGCCAACAGTTGCCTCTTCTTCCCGATCAATCCTGGTCACGAAGATGCCAGCTGGAAGAACTTCTACGAAGAAGGTATCGAGCGTTTCTTTGGTGGCACGTTCGCCGGCGACTATCAAACCAAACTGCTCGCCGAATTCGAAAAGTACTTGCCCGAAAAGCCCTCGTGGCCCGTGGTGTAGTGCGACAAGAGACGCTCCGCAGTTCCTAACGAATCTTCAGCGGAACTGCGGATCAAGCTGCATACAATCTTTCCAAGTTTCTGAATCACTTTTTGGTTAGTCAACTCTCATGGCATCTTGCGATTTTGGTTTGATCGGACTGGCAGTGATGGGCGAGAACCTCGCTCTCAACGTCGAAAGCCGCGGCTACAGCGTCGCTGTTTTCAACCGCACCACTTCGGTGGTCGACAACTTTATTAGTGGCCGCGCGAAGGGGAAGCAGTTCGTCGGCTGTCACTCGCTGGAAGAGTTGGTCCAGTCGGTCAAAACGCCTCGCAAGATCATGATGATGGTGAAAGCTGGACCAGCAGTTGATGATCTCATCGAACAGCTGCTCCCGCATCTCTCGCCCGGCGACGTGATTATCGACGGCGGCAACGAGCACTACACCAACACCGAACGCCGTACCGCTTACATCGAAAGCAAGGGGCTGCTGTACATCGGCACCGGTGTTTCGGGTGGCGAAGAAGGGGCCCTCAAAGGCCCAAGCATGATGCCCGGCGGTAGCGAAGCTGGCTGGCCACTCGTCAAGCCGATCTTCCAAGCCATCGCTGCGAAGGTTGGTCCGAACAATGATATTCCTTGCTGCGAGTGGGTCGGTCCACGTGGTGCTGGTCACTACGTGAAGATGGTTCACAACGGCATCGAATACGGCGACATGCAGCTGATTTGCGAAGCCTACCTGATGCTGAAAGAAGCGGGTGGCCTTTCGAACGAAGAGCTGTACGACGTCTTCGAAGAGTGGAACAACAGCGAGCTGCAAAGCTACTTGATCGAGATCAGCCGCGATATCTTCAGCGTGAAGGACGAAGAAGCAGGGGGCTATCTCGTCGACAAGATTCTCGACGTGGCTGGTGCCAAGGGAACGGGCAAGTGGATGAGCCAACTGGCGCTCGATCTTGGCGTTCCGAGCACGATGGTCACCGAAGCGGTTTATGCTCGTGGCCTCTCGGCCATGAAAGCAGCTCGCGTGAAAGCTTCGGGCATCCTCCAAGGACCCACGGTTGCCACGGCTGGTGTTTCGGTCGGGGAAAAGAAGGCGTTCATCGACGCGGTGAAGCAAGCGCTCTACGCTTCGAAGATCTGCAGCTACGCTCAGGGTTATGTGCAGCTGCAAGCTGCTGCGGCCGAGCACAAATGGCCGCTGAACTACGGCGATATCGCTCTGCTGTGGCGTGGTGGCTGCATCATCCGCGCGAAGTTCCTCGAGCGTATCAAGGAAGCTTTCGACGCCCATCCGAACCTCGAAAACCTGTTGTTCCACCCGTTCTTTGCTGAAGCTACGGCCAAGGCACAAGACTCGTGGCGCAAAGTGGTGGTCCTTGCTGCTCAGCTTGGTTTGCCGGTGATCGAATTCAGCAACGCTCTGTCGTACTACGACAGCCTGCGTCGCGAACGTTTGCCAGCCAACTTGCTGCAAGCGCAGCGCGACTATTTCGGCGCTCACACCTACGAGCGGACCGACAAGACTGGCAAGTTCCACACCGATTGGATCAGCAAGCGTGCTACGCCCAAATCGTAAGCTGCGCTGATTCACCCGTTGTCCTAGCGGCTCGCAAGCCACCTCTTCTCCTGCTTGCGAGCCCACCGCCGAGGCAAGCCTGCACTCGGCAATCCTCTCGCACAATCGCAACCGGGAATCTGCTTCATGTCCGACTTCGTGCGACACCTGTTCGGCCTCGAATCGCAAGTGGCGGTTGTCGTCGGCGCCACGGGGGTTCTCGGTGGGACGCTCGCCGAAGGCATTGCTCAG
This window of the Pirellula staleyi DSM 6068 genome carries:
- the queG gene encoding tRNA epoxyqueuosine(34) reductase QueG — its product is MSDERDQLTSQLKAEAQRLGFALVGVAPAISPAGFTHLREWIARGYAGEMQYLEKRLEAYAHPRHVLDGVQSVVMLAMHYRTAEPREVVPGTGRISRYAWGDGDYHDIIRERLDNLADWLQEKRASAAVRGVVDTAPLLERELASVAGLGWTGKHTLLINRQAGSYFFLAALLTSEELTTDQPHERDFCGSCTACLEACPTQAFPQAGVLDASRCISYLTIELKGQIPRELRSGLQNWIFGCDVCQDVCPWNRFSPVATEIVFQPREGENPADLLALIALDDAAFRTQFRGTPLWRTKRRGIVRNACVVLGNQRETRAVPQLIQLLRDPEAIIRGAAAWAVGEMASQLESDLARQALAEQLTREEDPEVREELEWALSRFSPSARSEA
- a CDS encoding sugar phosphate isomerase/epimerase family protein, giving the protein MEKWPLGVFTSVDAGLGVKLEVAHELGVPTIQIHAPHEQTRTKEAAEAFLARLKQFGIELTCVFGGFEGESYADIPTVVRTVGLVPPATRAARVREMKEISDFAKLLGCKVVALHIGFVPHDTTDPLYQEIIAVAQDLCDYVKTNEQALHLETGQETADGLLQFIGDVGRDNLFINFDPANMILYGTGEPIEALRKVGRYVRSVHCKDGKWAANPGKEWGQEMPLGEGDVGMETYLRTLGEIGYTGPLTVEREIPQEPARQKAEIGHAIKLLTELKAKIG
- a CDS encoding Gfo/Idh/MocA family oxidoreductase; protein product: MNLNPEEKAIGQDNYYDALSVSRRDFLKGVIAAGAVSGAGLGAMYFGYGKVADPVRVAVIGTGDEGSVLIGGCNPEYVNVVAICDIRPYNIHRAFHGDWASDTALGARPGLIKKYGYADEKDAKSKVKVYTDYRDVLKDENVEAVIIALPLFLHAIVAVEAMQAGKHVLTEKLMAHNVAECKVMGRVADKQDLYLAVGHQRHYSVLYDNAVNLIRWGLLGELHHIRAQWHRGNLPGADSWQQPLPGGEMAYIGGDQKKVDLITEQLTKMKKEAEKEKDPARALGLAKRIAQWTAWAQDAGVKAENYGYESFSLGGRSHTALEELCRWRLFTRTGGGLMAELGSHQLDAASIFCSALRRDGKKAHPLSVHAVGGRHTFPADRHAEDHVYCMYEFPGPGYEPDFRPGYYDKFTNYPDPKTGIPDYGTDPNKRIVVTYSSIMGNGFGGYGEIVMGSKGTLILEREQEVMLYKDSSTTTKVGVANDKGGPSLDTQASGKGPALAKAASGDSGPVSRGYTEEIEHFAWCIRNKAPENQPRCKAEVALGDAVIALTSNVAINAANAGKGGHVQFDEAWYDINDDKTPDGSVVKEVAEKLGAKLS
- a CDS encoding DoxX family protein; the protein is MALRLGIGLHFYLEGTSKLQDPKPFTSYFLAAAKGPLAPQYKKMIWDADGLYRMDSKLAGAHWKGYASQASSHFGFDKDQSAASAKLATSYEERLRAWLGSNSDEIEEYQLGLERRDKNAQQQVRQDLASLRAHDAKIESERNSLKMKVLPTIDNLWKDLENDINALATTEQYQKSGRLEIGKVGRRPLDSEFMDWFVPYFDTTVGVLLILGLFTRFAATAAGLFLLSVCLSQFPGSVGAAPIYYQGVEMLALFVLAAIGAGRFAGLDFLVTGLIRNCCGSKQGVKA
- a CDS encoding diphosphate--fructose-6-phosphate 1-phosphotransferase, with product MSQPKNMVVAQSGGPSPVINNTLRGIVEAARNYANIGTVYGARHGIEGVLKEELLDLSSQHPDEISLLRYTPAAGSIGTCRYKLKPNQTEDFERVIEVLKAHNVGYFVYIGGNDSMDTANKVAKLAHERGLDLIGIGGPKTIDNDVGDSEFKLIDHTPGYGSCAKYWMHAVQNANEENQGSCPADPVLVMQAMGRKIGFIPAAARLADPHREMPLQIYLAESPCSLEQLADNVNDQLKRDGRCMVVISEGFNVGSLGERRDSFGHVQFSSSETTVAQTVVNYLNSKGLAAKGAARGNVPGTDQRHSMAYASTVDLDEAYRAGEMCAHLATTGQSGYMATILRNEGSIYSVRYDKAPLELVANSERMFPKNWITAAGNDVTDDFIRYAKPLVGEGMLSLPMVDGRQRLTRLEKKYATQKLAKYIPQADRK
- a CDS encoding four helix bundle protein, with the protein product MKSYRELRVWQLSVDLAVEICLLLENFPKHELFGICSQLRRCAVSIPSNIAEGHQRDSTREFLKHLSIACGSLAELETQLLISERLGYLKPEKFSDFTARLQELGRMINGLQNSLRRKLD
- a CDS encoding HAD hydrolase-like protein; the encoded protein is MFEITPKHSFLVGIDSDGCAFDTMELKHKECFIPNIINYYNLQAVSKYAREAAEFVNLYSKSRGINRFPALVEALEWLARRPEVIGRGFKVEIPESLRAWLKEETKLGNPALEAKVKATNDPALTQCLAWSKAVNKTVDEMVRAVPPFPLVRESLDKLAEKADLIVCSATPNAALEKEWHEHGIDKHIVKICGQEVGTKKEILVNSKKYAANHTLMIGDAPGDYSAAKANSCLFFPINPGHEDASWKNFYEEGIERFFGGTFAGDYQTKLLAEFEKYLPEKPSWPVV
- the gnd gene encoding decarboxylating NADP(+)-dependent phosphogluconate dehydrogenase, translating into MASCDFGLIGLAVMGENLALNVESRGYSVAVFNRTTSVVDNFISGRAKGKQFVGCHSLEELVQSVKTPRKIMMMVKAGPAVDDLIEQLLPHLSPGDVIIDGGNEHYTNTERRTAYIESKGLLYIGTGVSGGEEGALKGPSMMPGGSEAGWPLVKPIFQAIAAKVGPNNDIPCCEWVGPRGAGHYVKMVHNGIEYGDMQLICEAYLMLKEAGGLSNEELYDVFEEWNNSELQSYLIEISRDIFSVKDEEAGGYLVDKILDVAGAKGTGKWMSQLALDLGVPSTMVTEAVYARGLSAMKAARVKASGILQGPTVATAGVSVGEKKAFIDAVKQALYASKICSYAQGYVQLQAAAAEHKWPLNYGDIALLWRGGCIIRAKFLERIKEAFDAHPNLENLLFHPFFAEATAKAQDSWRKVVVLAAQLGLPVIEFSNALSYYDSLRRERLPANLLQAQRDYFGAHTYERTDKTGKFHTDWISKRATPKS